The following coding sequences lie in one Streptomyces albofaciens JCM 4342 genomic window:
- a CDS encoding non-reducing end alpha-L-arabinofuranosidase family hydrolase: MVALLAGLCVALVTTPASAASVDTGAWYVLVNRNSGKALDVTNRDTDNGVGLQQYRRNDGAWQQWRFVDSGDGSYRLRSRFSGKVLDVSGRSTADGARIQQWDDTKASSQRFGLASSAGGYLRLINRNSGKAVQVAGASTSDAAAIDQSADRDGPGQQWQLVKAGTIANSLPSSFSWVSTGVLAGPRSNASHRLVSIKDFSVIRYKGKYHVYATTANTSGKWSLAYFSFDKWANAGSATQHYLDSSAIGTRYAAAPQVFYFAPQKLWYMVYQTGPPTYSTTTDPANPSSWSAPEPLIASEPDVVTRNKGKGQWIDFWTICDTANCHLFFSDDNGHLYRARTTLANFPNGFGDTTIVLSDSRPKLFEASNIYKVSGTNRYLLLVEAMGAGGRYFRSWTSTGLTGTWTPLASTEGAPFAGRANVSFNGPAWTDDISHGELVRSGNDQNLTIDPCHLQYVYQGRDPRSDGEYAQLPYRMGLLTQTNSPC; this comes from the coding sequence GTGGTGGCGCTGCTCGCCGGACTGTGCGTCGCCCTGGTCACGACACCGGCATCGGCCGCCTCGGTGGACACCGGCGCCTGGTACGTCCTGGTCAACCGCAACAGCGGCAAGGCACTGGACGTCACCAACCGGGACACCGACAACGGAGTCGGGCTCCAGCAGTACCGGCGCAACGACGGGGCCTGGCAGCAGTGGCGTTTCGTCGACTCCGGCGACGGCTCCTACCGGCTGCGATCCCGCTTCAGCGGCAAGGTCCTCGACGTGTCCGGCCGGTCGACGGCCGACGGTGCCCGGATACAGCAGTGGGACGACACGAAGGCGTCCAGCCAGCGGTTCGGCCTGGCGAGCTCCGCAGGCGGGTACCTGCGTCTGATCAACCGGAACAGCGGAAAGGCCGTCCAGGTCGCGGGCGCCTCCACGTCCGATGCGGCGGCCATCGACCAGTCGGCCGACCGGGACGGTCCCGGCCAGCAGTGGCAGCTGGTGAAGGCCGGCACCATCGCGAACTCCCTGCCCTCGTCCTTCTCCTGGGTGTCGACCGGTGTGCTGGCGGGTCCGCGGTCGAACGCGTCGCACCGGCTCGTGTCGATCAAGGACTTCTCGGTCATCCGGTACAAGGGGAAGTACCACGTCTACGCCACCACGGCGAACACGTCCGGGAAGTGGAGCCTGGCGTACTTCAGCTTCGACAAGTGGGCGAATGCCGGCTCCGCCACCCAGCACTACCTGGACTCCTCGGCCATCGGCACCCGTTACGCGGCCGCGCCCCAGGTCTTCTACTTCGCCCCGCAGAAGCTCTGGTACATGGTCTACCAGACCGGTCCGCCCACCTATTCCACGACGACCGACCCCGCCAACCCCTCCTCCTGGTCCGCACCCGAACCACTCATCGCCTCGGAACCCGACGTGGTGACGCGGAACAAGGGCAAGGGGCAGTGGATCGACTTCTGGACCATCTGCGACACCGCGAACTGCCACCTGTTCTTCAGCGACGACAACGGGCACCTCTACCGCGCCCGGACCACGCTCGCGAACTTCCCCAACGGATTCGGTGACACCACCATCGTGCTGTCCGACTCCCGGCCCAAGCTCTTCGAGGCGTCGAACATCTACAAGGTGTCCGGCACCAACCGGTACCTGCTGCTGGTCGAGGCCATGGGAGCGGGCGGCCGGTATTTCCGCTCCTGGACGTCCACCGGTCTGACCGGGACCTGGACCCCGCTCGCGTCCACCGAAGGCGCCCCGTTCGCGGGCAGGGCCAACGTCTCCTTCAACGGTCCCGCCTGGACCGACGACATCAGCCACGGTGAGCTGGTCCGCTCCGGCAACGACCAGAACTTGACCATCGACCCCTGCCATCTGCAATACGTCTACCAGGGACGTGACCCGCGCTCCGACGGCGAGTACGCGCAGCTGCCCTATCGCATGGGGCTGCTCACCCAGACCAATTCCCCCTGCTGA
- a CDS encoding sensor histidine kinase — MVSVDQPLWRRVPPWAVDTCLVAFAALDAWISLLDEEHPSVLACAAVGCAGLFLRRRFPLTVFLLTLPMTFFLDVAFAPITALYTLAAHTRSRSLLAGCALLNAAISALDQPLSDTFSGDHAWTLVQVVYTLATAFAPVLFGQLVQARHDMARQLQEVEEAREHERALYAQTVLARERAQLAREMHDVVSHQVSLIAVRAGALQVAAKDTDTREAARTIRSLSANTLDELRHMVTLLRASGGRTTELTPQPTLADLHHLVATSGIETTLTGDLPPDISTTAQRTVYRTVQEALTNVRKHAPGARAEVRLWHDAARFGVTVTNTAPTRPSVALPSSRQGLIGLRERADLLDGTFTTGPTPQGGFQVELQAPVRAG; from the coding sequence GTGGTGAGCGTGGACCAGCCGCTGTGGCGGCGCGTACCGCCGTGGGCCGTCGACACCTGCCTTGTGGCCTTCGCCGCCCTCGACGCCTGGATCAGTCTCCTCGACGAGGAACACCCCTCCGTGCTGGCCTGCGCCGCCGTCGGCTGCGCCGGACTGTTCCTGCGCAGGCGCTTCCCGCTGACCGTCTTCCTGCTGACGCTGCCCATGACGTTCTTCCTGGACGTCGCGTTCGCACCGATCACCGCCCTTTACACACTGGCCGCGCACACCCGCAGCCGCTCGCTGCTGGCCGGCTGCGCCCTGCTCAACGCGGCGATCAGCGCCCTTGACCAGCCGCTGTCCGACACCTTCTCCGGCGACCACGCCTGGACGCTCGTCCAGGTCGTCTACACGCTGGCCACGGCCTTCGCCCCGGTCCTGTTCGGCCAGCTCGTACAGGCCCGGCACGACATGGCCCGTCAGCTCCAGGAGGTCGAGGAGGCCCGCGAGCACGAACGCGCCCTGTACGCGCAGACCGTGCTCGCCCGCGAGCGGGCCCAGCTGGCCCGCGAGATGCACGACGTCGTCTCGCACCAGGTCAGCCTCATCGCCGTACGGGCCGGAGCGCTGCAGGTCGCCGCCAAGGACACCGACACCCGCGAGGCAGCCCGCACCATCCGCTCCCTGAGCGCGAACACCCTCGACGAACTCCGCCACATGGTCACCCTGCTGCGCGCCTCCGGCGGCAGGACGACCGAACTCACCCCCCAGCCCACCCTGGCCGACCTGCACCACCTGGTCGCCACCAGCGGCATCGAGACGACCCTGACCGGCGATCTCCCGCCCGACATCAGCACCACCGCCCAGCGCACCGTCTACCGCACGGTCCAGGAAGCCCTCACCAACGTCCGCAAACACGCGCCCGGAGCCCGCGCCGAGGTACGTCTGTGGCACGACGCGGCCCGCTTCGGCGTCACCGTCACCAACACGGCACCCACCCGCCCGTCGGTCGCCCTCCCCAGCTCCCGGCAGGGCCTGATCGGCCTGCGGGAACGCGCCGACCTGCTCGACGGCACCTTCACCACCGGCCCGACCCCTCAGGGCGGTTTCCAGGTCGAACTGCAAGCCCCCGTACGGGCCGGCTGA
- a CDS encoding response regulator: protein MVVDDEALVRSGFELILNASDDIQVVATAHGASAAEVIRREAPDVVLLDIRMPDVDGLTVLREVRALPGPPHVAMLTTFDTDEYILTALRSGAAGFLLKDTEPEQLAHLVRTLAAGGVVMSPKASRALLRSHPGAGAPQDADVARVALLSDRERDVLVLVAEGLSNADIGTRIHLSAGTVKDHVSSILTKLRVSSRVQAALLAERAGLLGGNTAQGNGW from the coding sequence GGTGGACGACGAGGCGCTGGTGCGGTCCGGTTTCGAGTTGATCCTGAACGCGTCCGACGACATCCAGGTCGTGGCGACCGCGCACGGGGCGAGCGCGGCCGAGGTGATCCGGCGCGAGGCCCCGGACGTCGTGCTCCTCGACATCCGGATGCCGGACGTGGACGGCCTGACCGTCCTGCGGGAGGTGCGGGCGCTGCCCGGGCCGCCGCACGTGGCCATGCTGACCACCTTCGACACCGACGAGTACATCCTGACGGCGCTGCGCTCCGGGGCCGCCGGCTTCCTGCTCAAGGACACCGAGCCCGAGCAGCTCGCCCACCTGGTCCGCACGCTGGCCGCGGGCGGAGTGGTGATGTCCCCGAAAGCCTCGCGCGCCCTGCTGCGCAGCCACCCCGGGGCCGGCGCGCCGCAGGACGCGGACGTGGCGCGGGTGGCCCTGCTCAGCGACCGGGAACGCGATGTGCTCGTCCTGGTCGCGGAGGGGCTGTCCAACGCCGACATCGGCACCCGCATCCACCTCAGCGCGGGCACCGTCAAGGACCACGTCAGCTCGATCCTGACCAAGCTCCGGGTGTCCAGCCGCGTCCAGGCGGCACTGCTCGCCGAGCGGGCCGGGCTGCTCGGCGGCAACACGGCACAGGGCAACGGGTGGTGA